One window of the Micromonas commoda chromosome 9, complete sequence genome contains the following:
- the PSBP2 gene encoding oxygen-evolving enhancer PsbP has product MLLRSTAPHASKIAPRRPDRSATFRKSFNPRVSRTRAEASADGSLERRELLAGAATSLVSIAAFPRVARADEPATTLTQVYNDEEDKYSLAVPSDWERALGDTSPNPQSTRKVIAFYPPGQPEINVNVVATALGADYPKMGSFGSPDEFAYGVAAGMTRPKPRQGPKQFSYVVDAKNAGDRYVIEYTVERPEENFYQHLLSAVGIGYNGRVNRLFTLTAVCPEDRYAEMEPMFRKIFATFETPSTLYP; this is encoded by the coding sequence cgccccgtcgccccgatCGGTCAGCCACGTTTCGCAAATCCTTCAACCCTCGGGTTTCGAGGACACGCGCCGAAGCGTCCGCCGACGGATCCCTGGAGCGCCGTGAACTTCTcgctggcgcggcgacgtcactCGTCTCGATCGCGGCTttcccccgcgtcgcacgcgcggatGAACCCGCCACGACGCTGACTCAGGTGTACAACGATGAAGAGGACAAGTATTCGCTCGCGGTGCCGAGCGACTGGGAGAGGGCGCTGGGAGATACGTCCCCAAACCCGCAGTCCACGCGCAAGGTGATCGCGTTCTACCCACCAGGACAGCCCGAGATCAACGTAAACGTGGTCGCCACCGCCCTAGGCGCGGACTACCCGAAGATGGGAAGCTTTGGATCTCCCGACGAGTTTGCGTAcggagtcgccgccggaaTGACGAGGCCCAAACCCAGGCAGGGTCCCAAACAGTTCTCATACGTGGTGGACGCTAAGAACGCCGGAGATAGGTACGTCATCGAATACACGGTCGAGAGGCCGGAAGAGAACTTCTATCAGCACCTGCTCAGCGCCGTGGGTATCGGGTACAATGGTCGCGTGAACCGGCTGTTCACGCTCACCGCGGTGTGTCCAGAGGACAGGTACGCGGAGATGGAGCCGATGTTTAGGAAGATTTTCGCCACATTCGAGACCCCGTCCACGCTCTATCCGTGA
- a CDS encoding predicted protein, which produces MPIDYSKWDDIDSDSDDETVPKPAPVAQKNHSDATAAAPASSEEFDKKSKQDATGSAWNMNSWHFEETKLDEWGRARLKELLHRAPVSQYLEVDGLELDLDAKIVVREVKGDCWVHVRKGKKVWGHDFDCAIDWAGSIRGGSGLQIHGFAEWNWAVDDDEVEVIVHMAQEVPFKRAVCAAVKKVIVARCEKFAKELAAKEPAKREGEEGGGLKEGNVQVGQYKKYEAGPDGVAALQERARQMSLEKGEEVTSGKEQKRLHSQVPTH; this is translated from the coding sequence ATGCCCATAGACTACAGCAAGTGGGACGACATCGACTcggactccgacgacgagaccgttcccaagcccgcgccggtcgcgcagAAGAACCATTCtgacgcgaccgccgccgctccggcTTCGAGCGAGGAGTTCGACAAGAAGAGCAAGCAGGATGCTACCGGTAGCGCGTGGAACATGAACAGCTGGCACTTCGAGGAGACCAAGCTCGATGAGTGGGGCAGGGCCAGGTTAAAGGAGCTTCTGCACAGGGCGCCCGTTAGCCAGTACCTGGAAGTCGACGGGCTCGAGCTTGATCTTGACGCGAAGATTGTCGTGCGGGAAGTCAAGGGGGATTGCTGGGTTCACGTCAGGAAGGGCAAGAAGGTGTGGGGTCACGATTTCGACTGCGCCATCGACTGGGCGGGTTCCAttcgcggcgggagcggcctGCAGATCCACGGATTCGCCGAGTGGAACtgggcggtggacgacgacgaggttgaGGTGATCGTTCACATGGCGCAGGAAGTTCCCTTCAAACGCGCGGTTTGTGCAGCGGTGAAGAAGGTCATAGTCGCCAGGTGCGAAAAGTTtgcgaaggagctcgcggcgaaggaacCCGCGAAGAGGGAAGGagaggaaggcggcgggctgAAGGAGGGCAACGTTCAGGTTGGTCAGTATAAAAAGTACGAAGCCGGACCGGATGGTGTTGCGGCGCTTCAGGAGAGGGCGAGGCAGATGAGCCTGGAGAAGGGAGAGGAAGTCACGTCGGGTAAGGAGCAGAAGAGACTGCACTCCCAGGTTCCCACGCACTGA
- a CDS encoding predicted protein, with the protein MNRQRTVARRSAVAAPVRAKLYDNILETIGNTPIVKISDRLAPKGVEVYAKAEFFNPCSSVKDRLALAVITDAEQKGLLKPGDTVVEATSGNTGIAVAMVCAQRGYNCVICMAEPFSVERRKIMRMLGAKVIVTPKAGKGTGMVAKAEELCEKHGWFLCRQFENDANPAFHASTTGPEILTDFAGKRLDYFVTGYGTGGTFQGVGRVVKAARPDTKIVLLEPEAASLIASGTKTERKSTGAPKGSHPAFAAHPIQGWTPDFIPKVLEDAQAMDLYDELVPISGPEAIETAQKLASTQGIFTGISGGASMAGALKVAAKAPKGSVILTMLPDTSERYMSTPLYESIAADMNEEELEIAKSTPSFQLLPGEEPVLQA; encoded by the exons ATGAACCGGCAGAGGACCGTCGCGCGCAGATCTgcggtcgccgcccccgtgcGCGCCAAGCTCTACGACAACATCCTCGAAACCATCGGCAACACGCCCATCGTGAAGATCAGCGACAGGCTCGCGCCgaagggcgtcgaggtctACGCCAAGGCTGAGTTCTTCAACCCCTGCAGCTCTGTGAAGGATCG ACTCGCGCTTGCAGtcatcaccgacgccgagcagaAGGGTCTGCTCAAGCCCGGCGATACCGTCGTCGAGGCCACCTCCGGCAACACCGGCATCGCGGTTGCCATGGTCTGCGCGCAGAGAGGATACAACTGCGTCATCTGCATGGCTGAGCCGTTCTCGGTGGAGCGCCGAAAGATCATGAGGATGCTCGGCGCCAAGGTGATCGTCACGCCAAAGGCTGGTAAAGGCACCGGCATGGTCGCGAAAGCGGAAGAGCTGTGCGAGAAGCACGGATGGTTCCTCTGCAGGCAGTTCGAGAACGACGCCAATCCCGCCTTTCACGCATCAACCACGGGTCCCGAAATTCTCACTGACTTTGCTGGCAAGAGGCTCGACTACTTTGTCACCGGCTACGGCACCGGAGGCACCTTCCAGGGtgtcggccgcgtcgtcaaggcggcgaGACCCGATACCAAGAttgtcctcctcgagcccgaggcggctTCCCTCATCGCCTCCGGGACCAAGACTGAGAGGAAGTCGACCGGCGCTCCAAAGGGATCGCACCCTGCTTTTGCAGCTCACCCGATCCAGGGCTGGACCCCCGACTTCATCCCGAAGGTGCTCGAGGATGCACAGGCGATGGACCTTtacgacgagctcgttcCCATCTCTGGTCCTGAGGCGATCGAGACTGCGCAGAAGCTGGCGAGCACTCAGGGTATCTTCACAGGTATCTCTGGCGGCGCCTCGATGGCAGGTGCGCTCAAGGTTGCAGCGAAGGCTCCCAAGGGCAGCGTGATCCTCACCATGCTTCCCGACACCTCAGAACGATACATGTCAACGCCCCTGTACGAGTCTATCGCCGCAGACATGAACGAGGAGGAACTCGAGATCGCCAAGTCCACCCCTTCCTTCCAGCTGCTTCCCGGCGAGGAGCCCGTGCTCCAGGCGTGA